The proteins below are encoded in one region of Candidatus Planktophila lacus:
- the rbsK gene encoding ribokinase produces the protein MQDFSKTKIAVIGSTMMDLTVYADILPAAGETRFGESFTTGFGGKGANQAVMAARTGAKVTMITGIGNDGFGSESLANFKNCGMDTTSVLQLPTHTGVAHIWVDGQGQNRISIVPGANFALTPQNAIDEVSKLKAVSVLIAQCEIPQEVTLAAFRTAQELGITTILNPAPYQPLTDDLLELTDWLIPNEIEFAELDKTHRAPDSDAVIASLRKTGRTIVTLGSDGAALVTADGSVKRFAAKKVTATDTTGAGDCFIGAFAAALASGASEESAVQFGIDCATKSVTRKGAQSSYPKIEEIDFSLIAK, from the coding sequence ATGCAAGACTTTTCCAAAACCAAGATCGCTGTAATCGGCAGCACCATGATGGATTTAACTGTCTATGCAGACATTCTTCCGGCCGCCGGTGAAACCCGCTTTGGAGAAAGTTTTACAACTGGATTCGGTGGAAAAGGCGCCAATCAAGCGGTAATGGCAGCCCGTACTGGCGCTAAAGTCACAATGATCACCGGCATCGGAAACGATGGATTTGGTAGCGAAAGCTTGGCTAACTTTAAGAACTGTGGAATGGATACAACTTCAGTTCTGCAATTGCCAACACACACTGGCGTGGCACATATCTGGGTGGATGGCCAAGGCCAGAATCGAATTTCAATTGTTCCAGGCGCAAATTTTGCGCTGACACCACAGAATGCAATTGATGAAGTCTCCAAGTTAAAAGCAGTCAGCGTATTAATCGCACAATGTGAAATTCCACAAGAAGTAACACTGGCTGCTTTTCGTACCGCTCAGGAACTTGGGATCACAACAATCCTTAATCCTGCGCCTTATCAACCACTTACAGATGACCTGCTCGAGTTAACAGATTGGTTAATACCTAACGAGATTGAATTTGCTGAACTCGATAAGACCCATCGTGCACCGGATTCAGATGCAGTTATTGCATCGCTTCGCAAAACTGGCCGCACGATCGTAACTTTGGGAAGCGATGGGGCAGCGCTAGTAACTGCAGACGGTTCTGTTAAGCGATTCGCAGCTAAGAAAGTAACGGCGACGGATACAACTGGTGCAGGCGATTGCTTTATTGGCGCATTTGCCGCTGCGTTAGCATCGGGTGCAAGCGAAGAATCAGCAGTTCAATTTGGAATCGATTGTGCAACCAAGAGCGTTACCCGAAAGGGAGCGCAATCTTCTTATCCAAAAATTGAAGAGATAGATTTCAGCCTGATCGCAAAATAA
- a CDS encoding RbsD/FucU domain-containing protein, translated as MIKNGIINGDLASLLARFRHVNTIAIVDGPFPTYPNVETIDLALVMGTPTVSQVLDAILPHLDLTGMYLAAEFEAKVDAATVAEYKTHHRGLATTVIPHEEFKVKVGQALGIIHTGDAVPYSSVILRSG; from the coding sequence ATGATAAAAAACGGAATCATCAACGGAGATCTCGCCTCACTTCTAGCCAGATTTCGCCATGTAAACACCATTGCGATTGTTGATGGCCCATTTCCGACTTATCCAAACGTTGAAACCATCGACCTCGCTCTAGTCATGGGCACTCCAACGGTTTCACAGGTACTCGACGCGATTTTGCCGCACCTAGATTTAACTGGAATGTATTTGGCGGCAGAGTTTGAGGCGAAGGTTGATGCCGCAACAGTTGCTGAGTACAAAACTCATCATCGCGGATTAGCAACTACGGTAATTCCTCATGAAGAATTTAAAGTTAAAGTTGGCCAAGCGCTAGGAATTATTCATACTGGCGATGCTGTTCCGTACAGCAGCGTTATTTTGCGATCAGGCTGA
- a CDS encoding class I fructose-bisphosphate aldolase — translation MSDVSIRLKRLFNNGRCFDIAVDHGFFGEGTFLAGIEDMGAAVNTLIDAAPDAIQLTLGQAKHLQNNPKPNKPALVLRTDVANVYGKVIPDHLFSILLEDAVLQAVRLDAAIVVVNLLDLPGRPELRDSCIRNIMTLKAQCEHYGMPLMVEPLVMKDATTGGYTSDGELEKVVPLVRQAIELGADVIKADPTDVAADYHHVIQTAGSVPVLVRGGGRVSDEELLNRTAEVLKQGAAGIVYGRNIIAHPKPAKMTQALMAMLHKGTSAQDALKIVSA, via the coding sequence ATGTCTGATGTATCAATTCGCCTAAAGCGCTTATTTAACAATGGCCGCTGCTTCGATATCGCAGTTGACCATGGCTTCTTTGGTGAAGGAACATTCCTTGCAGGCATTGAAGATATGGGCGCTGCAGTTAATACCTTGATTGATGCTGCACCTGATGCAATTCAATTGACCCTAGGGCAAGCCAAGCACCTACAGAACAATCCGAAGCCAAATAAACCGGCGCTGGTGTTGCGCACAGATGTTGCAAACGTTTATGGCAAGGTAATTCCAGATCATCTCTTTAGTATTTTGCTTGAAGATGCGGTGCTGCAGGCAGTACGTCTTGATGCCGCGATTGTGGTTGTGAACCTACTTGATCTGCCGGGCCGCCCCGAACTTCGCGATTCTTGTATTCGCAACATCATGACTCTTAAGGCGCAGTGCGAGCATTACGGAATGCCGCTAATGGTTGAGCCTCTAGTTATGAAGGATGCAACAACCGGCGGATACACATCAGATGGTGAGCTTGAAAAAGTTGTCCCACTTGTGCGACAGGCAATTGAATTAGGCGCGGATGTAATTAAGGCAGATCCAACAGATGTCGCAGCTGATTATCACCACGTCATTCAAACTGCGGGTTCAGTACCAGTTCTAGTTCGTGGTGGTGGACGTGTCTCTGACGAGGAACTGCTAAATCGCACCGCCGAAGTTCTAAAGCAAGGCGCAGCGGGAATTGTTTACGGTCGAAATATCATCGCTCATCCAAAACCAGCGAAGATGACCCAAGCGTTGATGGCGATGTTACATAAAGGCACATCCGCACAGGATGCGCTAAAGATTGTCTCTGCTTGA
- a CDS encoding nucleoside/nucleotide kinase family protein: MPEQLANQQAALARIQGFLSDSTERVLIGIIGKPGAGKSTLSKFLMSKLPKEFVTVVPMDGYHLSNKVLKDLKRADRKGAPDTFDVAGFASLVKRIRSEQTQNIYYPIFDRAIEESIAAQGVVTSDTKVVIIEGNYLLHDAGGWEAVKDLLDESWMVDVDDDKRIARLISRHIAYGKEPEAAKAWAKGTDEANAQLIERGRARADFVVRID; encoded by the coding sequence GTGCCCGAACAATTAGCAAACCAACAGGCGGCTTTAGCAAGGATTCAAGGCTTTCTCTCTGACTCAACTGAGCGCGTGCTTATCGGAATAATTGGCAAACCTGGCGCCGGAAAATCCACGCTCTCAAAGTTCTTAATGAGCAAACTTCCCAAAGAGTTTGTAACTGTTGTCCCGATGGATGGTTATCACTTAAGTAATAAGGTTTTAAAGGATCTAAAGCGCGCTGATCGAAAAGGCGCTCCAGATACCTTTGATGTTGCAGGTTTTGCATCCCTTGTAAAGCGAATTAGATCTGAGCAAACACAGAATATTTACTATCCAATATTTGATCGTGCTATTGAAGAATCAATCGCGGCTCAGGGCGTAGTTACATCAGATACCAAGGTTGTAATTATTGAAGGTAATTACTTATTACACGATGCTGGCGGTTGGGAAGCGGTAAAAGACTTATTGGATGAGAGTTGGATGGTTGATGTAGATGACGATAAGAGAATTGCTCGCTTAATCTCGCGCCATATCGCTTACGGAAAAGAACCAGAAGCTGCCAAAGCGTGGGCAAAGGGAACTGATGAAGCAAATGCCCAATTAATCGAACGCGGGCGTGCGCGAGCAGATTTCGTAGTTCGGATCGATTAG
- a CDS encoding phosphoheptose isomerase, translating to MSQSSTTPSKLPSNQFDHFYRGGNRIGALRHGPGGPMRPEEWIGSITTRFGEAEQGLSRLSDGTLLRDAIKNDSDGWLGADHVKNFGLSTEILIKLLDPDQRLPVHYHPNKAFAKTHLGLDHGKTEAWIILEAPAGSGVGLGFAQKQNKEDLLKLVRAQDSAALLASLRRTEVQVGDAVLVPAGVAHAIDAGIFVLELQEPTDLSALLEWEGFAVDGIKDGHLGLGFETVTDALLLDPLTDSEFDSLITHNVFSGGALRSVLPLKSDGYFRAHLAPGSGDFQAGFAVALVLDGSGSISFANAPEMGITKGDAIVIPHSAGAFAFSGANAIVCRPPLAELARVAP from the coding sequence ATGTCACAGAGTTCAACCACCCCTTCCAAGCTACCTTCTAATCAATTTGATCACTTTTATCGCGGTGGCAATCGAATCGGCGCCTTACGTCACGGCCCCGGAGGACCAATGCGTCCTGAAGAGTGGATCGGTTCGATCACAACTCGTTTTGGTGAAGCAGAGCAAGGGCTTTCACGTTTAAGTGATGGCACTTTGCTACGCGATGCAATCAAGAACGATTCTGATGGTTGGTTGGGTGCAGATCACGTAAAGAACTTTGGCTTAAGTACAGAAATTTTAATCAAGTTGCTAGATCCAGATCAGCGCCTTCCAGTTCATTACCATCCAAATAAAGCCTTTGCGAAAACTCATCTCGGTTTAGATCATGGAAAAACTGAAGCGTGGATTATCTTAGAAGCGCCAGCCGGTTCTGGAGTTGGACTCGGATTCGCACAGAAACAGAATAAAGAAGATCTACTTAAATTGGTCCGCGCGCAAGATTCTGCGGCACTTCTTGCATCACTTCGTCGCACCGAAGTTCAAGTTGGCGATGCGGTTTTAGTTCCAGCAGGAGTTGCACATGCAATTGATGCTGGAATATTTGTTTTGGAACTACAAGAGCCAACTGATTTATCAGCGCTTCTTGAATGGGAAGGCTTTGCAGTGGATGGAATCAAAGATGGCCATCTCGGTTTAGGTTTTGAAACCGTTACCGACGCGCTGCTACTTGATCCTTTAACTGATTCTGAATTTGATTCACTAATTACTCATAACGTCTTTTCGGGTGGGGCGCTTCGTTCGGTTCTGCCTCTGAAATCAGATGGGTACTTCCGAGCGCATTTAGCGCCTGGTTCTGGTGATTTCCAAGCTGGCTTTGCCGTCGCACTTGTCTTAGATGGATCAGGATCAATTTCCTTCGCTAACGCACCAGAAATGGGGATAACTAAAGGCGATGCCATTGTGATTCCACATAGCGCTGGTGCGTTTGCTTTCAGTGGAGCGAACGCGATTGTCTGTCGCCCACCACTTGCAGAACTGGCGCGAGTTGCGCCGTAA
- a CDS encoding Gfo/Idh/MocA family protein translates to MSTQKTVKVGIIGGGLMGRELLALVGRWDALLDHPVRPVITAIADTSDAVREFFTNAGVSESYSDYKELLASPNVDVVYIAVPHNLHEEIYIAAINAGKDFLGEKPFGIDLAAAEKIEAALVGKKNFVRVSSELPFFPGAQAAIREARSGNLGEIVEVSSGLLHSSDIDRKKKINWKRQRKFCGDIGVLGDLGMHAAHIPLRLGYKPTKVFAILDDIVTHRESAAGEQVPCDTFDNAVLAMRAANPDNDREFPMFWEMKRIAPGESNTFFFSAIGMTGGVRFSTKNPAVYHTFALRNGEQVWSEIQPGHASNWPVITGHIFEFGFPDALLQMWAAYFAEREGKLGDKFACASVSEVVDSHRTFAAAMKSHETRTEVAL, encoded by the coding sequence ATGTCTACACAGAAGACGGTAAAGGTCGGAATTATCGGCGGTGGCCTAATGGGCCGTGAACTACTTGCTCTAGTTGGGCGCTGGGATGCGCTCCTAGATCATCCAGTTCGCCCAGTGATTACCGCGATCGCAGATACCTCTGATGCGGTGCGCGAATTCTTTACCAATGCAGGAGTTTCTGAGTCATACAGTGACTACAAAGAGTTGTTAGCTAGCCCTAACGTTGATGTGGTTTACATCGCCGTTCCGCATAACCTGCATGAAGAAATTTATATTGCCGCGATAAACGCTGGTAAAGATTTTCTAGGTGAAAAGCCCTTCGGAATCGATCTAGCGGCTGCAGAAAAGATTGAGGCAGCGCTAGTTGGTAAGAAAAATTTCGTACGCGTATCTAGCGAACTGCCATTCTTTCCAGGCGCACAGGCTGCTATTCGCGAAGCGCGCAGTGGCAATCTAGGAGAAATAGTAGAAGTTAGTTCTGGGCTACTTCACTCATCGGATATCGATCGCAAGAAGAAAATAAACTGGAAGCGTCAACGTAAATTCTGCGGCGATATCGGCGTACTCGGTGATCTCGGAATGCACGCGGCGCATATCCCACTTCGCTTGGGATATAAACCAACAAAGGTCTTTGCAATTCTTGATGACATCGTTACGCATCGTGAAAGCGCTGCAGGCGAGCAAGTGCCTTGCGATACTTTTGATAACGCAGTCCTTGCGATGCGCGCTGCCAACCCCGACAACGATCGCGAATTTCCGATGTTCTGGGAGATGAAGCGAATCGCTCCAGGTGAAAGCAATACCTTCTTCTTTAGCGCAATTGGAATGACCGGGGGAGTTCGCTTTAGTACAAAGAACCCTGCGGTTTATCACACCTTTGCGCTGCGTAACGGAGAACAAGTCTGGTCTGAGATCCAACCAGGTCACGCTTCAAATTGGCCAGTGATCACCGGACATATCTTTGAATTTGGTTTTCCTGATGCGCTATTGCAGATGTGGGCTGCATACTTCGCAGAACGCGAAGGGAAACTTGGCGATAAATTTGCTTGCGCCTCCGTTTCTGAAGTTGTTGATTCGCATCGCACATTTGCAGCAGCGATGAAATCACATGAAACTCGTACAGAAGTTGCGTTGTAA